A stretch of the Rodentibacter haemolyticus genome encodes the following:
- a CDS encoding Slam-dependent surface lipoprotein translates to MELTKASLTKFGFTVLAALMISACGSSGGGGNSDNRPQQNSASNNTQPNQSANNQSQQQADNKTGAAIALSGTDANVSTRIATLDTYNTTTINVDGSLIDIGYSGVSSGMWTKMTSKGRYLEVCCGKYSDTRFGVSDSLDENGKGYMFYNGNPTNDMPIAGTATYSGQSIITANIPLLDDEDFYTGSSKFNVDFGNKTLKGSLEIEKIQPVNIDAKISGNSFAGTANSSSIPSAGKVEGKFYGNNAKEMAGLATDSKSWSAAFGAQKQ, encoded by the coding sequence ATGGAACTAACAAAAGCTTCATTAACAAAATTTGGTTTTACCGTACTAGCTGCATTAATGATTTCGGCTTGCGGAAGTAGCGGCGGTGGCGGTAATAGTGATAATCGCCCACAACAAAATAGCGCTTCAAATAACACACAACCAAATCAGTCAGCCAATAATCAATCTCAGCAACAAGCTGACAACAAAACAGGTGCAGCGATTGCCTTATCAGGAACTGATGCCAATGTTTCTACCCGAATAGCAACGTTAGATACTTACAATACTACAACAATCAATGTCGATGGAAGCCTCATCGATATCGGCTATTCTGGTGTTTCTTCCGGAATGTGGACAAAGATGACTTCCAAGGGAAGATATCTAGAAGTATGCTGCGGTAAATATTCAGATACCCGTTTTGGTGTGTCGGATTCCTTAGACGAAAATGGCAAGGGCTATATGTTCTATAATGGTAACCCAACGAATGATATGCCGATAGCCGGTACGGCAACTTATTCAGGGCAATCCATTATCACTGCGAATATACCACTTTTGGACGATGAAGATTTTTACACCGGCTCATCAAAGTTTAATGTAGATTTCGGCAACAAAACATTAAAAGGCTCGCTTGAGATTGAAAAGATTCAGCCGGTGAACATTGATGCCAAAATTTCAGGCAACTCATTTGCAGGAACGGCAAATTCAAGCTCTATTCCATCAGCAGGTAAAGTGGAAGGTAAATTCTATGGCAATAATGCCAAAGAAATGGCTGGCTTGGCAACTGACAGTAAATCTTGGAGTGCAGCTTTCGGCGCACAAAAACAATAA
- a CDS encoding Slam-dependent surface lipoprotein, whose translation MELTKNSLIKFGFTALTALIISACGSSGGGNSDNQPKQDSQPKQDSQPKQDSQPKQDSQPKQDSQPKQDSQPKQDNQPKQDNQPKQDNQPKQDNQPKQDNQPKQDNQPKQDNQPKQDNQPKQDNQPKQDNQPKQDNQPKQDNQPKQDNQPKQEQSGTGAAIKIFPSVGESIVTLNYYEPSNTNIRIDGIDIPIGFPPHHLEDWLTLDEAGLQVCCRNYSDTRFGVATSSNNDTYMFYNGNPTKEMPAAGTAAYSGQFIVYAPNVQELWHKDRDFSTGSSKFTADFGNKTLKGSLGIDAYKLQPVVIDASISGNSFTGTANSASLPSSGKVEGKFYGDNAKEMAGLAQGDNKSWSAAFGAQKQ comes from the coding sequence ATGGAACTAACAAAAAACTCATTAATAAAATTTGGTTTTACTGCACTAACGGCATTAATTATTTCCGCTTGCGGAAGTAGCGGAGGCGGTAATAGTGATAATCAACCAAAACAAGACAGTCAACCAAAACAAGACAGTCAACCAAAACAGGACAGTCAACCAAAACAGGACAGTCAACCAAAACAGGACAGTCAACCAAAACAGGACAGTCAACCAAAACAGGACAATCAACCAAAACAGGACAATCAACCAAAACAGGACAATCAACCAAAACAGGACAATCAACCAAAACAGGACAATCAACCAAAACAGGACAATCAACCAAAACAGGACAATCAACCAAAACAGGACAATCAACCAAAACAGGACAATCAACCAAAACAGGACAATCAACCAAAACAGGACAATCAACCAAAACAGGACAATCAACCAAAACAGGACAATCAACCAAAACAAGAACAAAGCGGAACAGGTGCTGCAATTAAAATATTTCCATCTGTTGGTGAATCGATCGTAACACTGAATTATTACGAGCCATCCAATACTAACATAAGAATAGACGGAATCGATATACCTATTGGTTTCCCCCCTCACCATCTCGAAGATTGGTTAACACTTGATGAAGCAGGTCTACAGGTATGTTGTCGTAACTATTCAGACACCCGTTTTGGCGTAGCGACTTCTTCAAATAACGATACCTATATGTTCTATAACGGAAACCCAACGAAAGAGATGCCGGCAGCCGGTACGGCAGCTTATTCAGGGCAATTTATTGTTTATGCGCCGAATGTACAGGAGTTATGGCATAAAGATAGAGATTTTTCCACCGGTTCATCGAAATTTACTGCAGATTTTGGAAACAAAACATTGAAAGGTTCACTTGGTATTGATGCTTACAAGCTTCAACCGGTGGTGATTGATGCTAGTATTTCAGGTAATTCATTTACAGGAACGGCAAATTCAGCATCTCTTCCATCATCCGGCAAAGTAGAAGGTAAATTCTATGGCGATAATGCCAAAGAGATGGCAGGGTTAGCACAAGGCGACAATAAGTCTTGGAGCGCTGCTTTCGGTGCACAAAAACAATAA
- a CDS encoding surface lipoprotein assembly modifier yields the protein MKFSNIFLSIFCSLLALNATAEMAQPKNDERDERINVAKPILPQPEATISTPKQESISMSRAELQQHPDLIIRGLVPAVLQNNAQAVEILLPLYKNLPNQDPTLVSWAEAIMTRQQGHFSEAVKRYRALFSEHSDIIALRYQLAQALFLNNDNEAAKDQFQKLRAENRLPQTTQLIDQYLSALNQREQWKINGGLSYLNESNINNAPKAGTQIGNWKAWEKESAQGFSYYLNSEKKWSWANNLFTKLQLEGQGKYFWNNKKYNEFNLRVGVGLGYQTARFESSITPFTEKRWYGGGSSGSDSLKQYSKNAGLRAELNYWLNEKWQISNALEYTEQRYNWRKHLNGNNYLLSNTLLYVPKSGQYWFVGVDYHRENTRDRDNAYQRKNIRLGWGQEWAFGISTRLNLAYARRTYKDIDLFSIRQKNNEYFTALTLWHRDVYFWGITPKLTWSYQKIKSNHPFYRYDKNRIYLEMSKAF from the coding sequence ATGAAATTCAGCAATATTTTCCTATCAATCTTTTGTTCGCTGCTTGCACTAAATGCCACGGCGGAAATGGCTCAACCTAAAAATGATGAACGAGATGAACGCATTAATGTCGCCAAACCGATACTTCCTCAACCGGAAGCCACGATTTCTACACCAAAGCAAGAAAGTATTTCTATGAGTCGTGCCGAACTGCAACAACATCCCGATTTAATTATTCGCGGATTAGTTCCTGCGGTTTTACAAAATAATGCTCAAGCCGTAGAAATTTTACTGCCGCTTTATAAAAATTTACCTAATCAAGATCCCACCTTAGTCTCTTGGGCTGAAGCGATAATGACTCGTCAACAGGGGCATTTTTCCGAAGCGGTAAAACGTTATCGTGCGTTATTTAGCGAACATTCCGACATCATCGCTTTGCGTTATCAATTGGCACAGGCGTTATTCCTAAATAATGATAATGAGGCGGCAAAGGATCAATTTCAAAAGTTGCGCGCAGAAAATCGTTTACCACAAACAACGCAGCTAATAGATCAATACCTTTCAGCTTTAAATCAACGTGAACAATGGAAAATCAATGGCGGATTAAGCTATTTAAACGAATCAAATATTAACAATGCCCCGAAAGCCGGAACTCAAATTGGGAATTGGAAAGCTTGGGAAAAAGAAAGTGCGCAAGGCTTTTCTTATTATTTAAATTCAGAGAAAAAATGGTCTTGGGCGAATAATTTGTTCACCAAATTACAGCTTGAAGGACAAGGTAAATATTTTTGGAATAACAAAAAATATAATGAATTTAACCTCCGTGTTGGTGTCGGCTTAGGTTATCAAACCGCCCGCTTTGAAAGTTCGATTACGCCTTTTACGGAAAAACGTTGGTATGGCGGCGGTTCATCAGGCAGCGATTCATTAAAACAATACTCTAAAAATGCCGGACTTCGGGCTGAACTGAATTACTGGCTAAACGAAAAATGGCAAATTTCGAACGCACTTGAATATACCGAACAACGCTATAATTGGCGCAAACATCTCAATGGAAATAACTATCTTTTATCAAATACCTTGCTTTATGTGCCAAAGAGCGGACAATACTGGTTTGTCGGTGTAGATTATCATCGAGAAAATACACGTGATCGCGATAACGCTTATCAACGTAAAAATATCCGTTTGGGCTGGGGGCAAGAATGGGCGTTCGGAATTTCAACCCGTTTAAACCTCGCCTATGCCAGACGAACTTACAAAGATATTGATTTGTTTAGTATTCGTCAGAAAAATAATGAATATTTTACCGCACTAACATTATGGCATCGTGATGTTTATTTTTGGGGAATTACGCCGAAACTAACCTGGTCTTATCAAAAAATAAAAAGCAATCACCCTTTTTATCGCTATGATAAAAACCGTATTTATCTAGAAATGAGCAAAGCATTTTAG
- the panF gene encoding sodium/pantothenate symporter has product MNLGIILPLIIYLTFIFGAAIYAYVKRNKGDFLTEYYVGNRSMTGFVLAMTTASTYASASSFVGGPGAAYKYGLGWVLLAMIQVPAVWLALGALGKKFALLSRETNALTINDLFLYRYKNKYLVWLASLALLLAFFAAMTVQFIGGARLLETTIGISYTQALLLFALTVGIYTFIGGFRAVVLTDTIQGTVMIVGTLILLGGTIYALGGVESAVNKLTEINPALVSPYGPNDMLGFQFMASFWVLVCFGVVGLPHTAVRCMAFKDSKALHRGMLIGTIVLSLIMFGMHLSGALGRAIIPDLTIADQVIPTLMLQVLPPIVAGIFLAAPMSAIMSTIDAQLIQSSSIFVKDLYLSAKPEAAKNEKKISYISSVITLILTALLIIAALNPPDMIIWLNLFAFGGLEATFLWVIVLGIYWDKANAYGALSSMIAGLSSYILLTQLGVKLLGFHQIVPALTLGLIAFLIGNKWGEKRMLKAEKKIGKLQSSL; this is encoded by the coding sequence ATGAACCTTGGCATTATTCTTCCTTTAATCATCTACCTCACCTTTATCTTTGGCGCTGCGATTTATGCTTATGTTAAACGTAATAAGGGCGATTTTTTAACCGAATACTATGTGGGCAATCGCTCAATGACAGGGTTTGTGCTGGCGATGACAACCGCCTCAACTTATGCCAGTGCCAGTTCTTTTGTAGGGGGGCCGGGGGCGGCTTATAAATATGGACTGGGCTGGGTGTTGTTAGCAATGATTCAAGTACCGGCGGTATGGCTTGCCTTAGGTGCGCTCGGTAAAAAATTTGCCTTATTGTCCCGTGAAACCAACGCGCTTACCATCAACGATCTCTTCCTTTATCGATACAAAAACAAATACTTGGTTTGGCTTGCCAGCCTTGCTTTGTTGCTCGCTTTTTTTGCCGCAATGACCGTACAATTTATCGGCGGAGCACGTTTATTGGAAACCACAATTGGCATCTCTTATACCCAAGCCCTGCTGCTTTTTGCTTTAACCGTAGGTATTTATACCTTTATCGGCGGCTTCCGCGCAGTGGTTCTGACGGATACCATTCAAGGGACGGTGATGATTGTCGGTACATTAATTTTACTTGGCGGCACAATTTACGCGCTTGGGGGCGTGGAAAGTGCGGTCAATAAATTAACTGAAATTAATCCGGCATTAGTGAGCCCTTATGGTCCGAACGATATGCTCGGTTTTCAATTTATGGCATCATTTTGGGTATTAGTGTGTTTCGGGGTGGTAGGCTTACCGCATACAGCGGTGCGTTGTATGGCATTTAAAGACAGTAAAGCACTCCACCGCGGTATGTTAATCGGTACAATCGTACTTTCCCTGATTATGTTTGGGATGCACCTATCCGGTGCGTTAGGACGTGCGATTATTCCTGATTTAACCATTGCCGATCAGGTTATTCCAACCTTAATGTTACAAGTGCTTCCACCGATTGTTGCAGGGATTTTCTTAGCGGCCCCAATGTCCGCGATTATGTCCACCATTGATGCACAACTGATTCAATCTTCCTCTATTTTTGTAAAAGATTTGTACCTTTCCGCTAAACCTGAAGCGGCAAAAAATGAGAAAAAAATCAGTTATATTTCTTCCGTTATTACCTTGATTTTAACCGCACTTTTAATCATCGCCGCCCTTAATCCGCCGGATATGATTATTTGGTTAAACTTATTTGCCTTCGGCGGATTAGAAGCCACGTTCCTTTGGGTGATTGTGCTTGGTATTTACTGGGATAAAGCCAATGCTTACGGCGCATTAAGTTCTATGATTGCGGGCTTAAGCAGTTATATTTTGCTCACTCAGCTTGGTGTAAAATTACTCGGTTTCCACCAGATCGTACCGGCATTAACCTTAGGTTTAATCGCTTTCTTGATAGGCAATAAATGGGGTGAAAAGCGAATGCTAAAAGCAGAGAAAAAAATCGGTAAATTACAAAGTTCATTGTAG
- a CDS encoding DMT family transporter — translation MIYQIIALLLWSSSLIAAKFTYSMMDPVLVVQTRLIIAMFLVIPLFLRRWKKIDKPLRKQLWWLAFFNYTAVFLLQFIGLKYTSASSAVTMIGLEPLLVVFVGHFFFKDSAEWFHWLFGALAFIGVAVMINGGQHNEGINEISLLGCLLILSAGVVFACVLRWTQSVIAKVSAQAYTSVTIVLGTITTLPFTLLLTESWEINLTGYGIAGLFYLAIGCSWLAYWLWNKGLNSVNANLSGILVSLEPLFGILFAVVLLGESLSFSTIFGITLIMLATLGSTLLPKFLKKSV, via the coding sequence ATGATCTACCAAATTATCGCCCTCCTCCTTTGGAGCAGTTCATTAATCGCTGCAAAATTTACCTATTCGATGATGGATCCCGTCTTGGTTGTGCAAACGCGGTTAATCATTGCAATGTTTCTCGTCATACCGCTATTTTTACGCCGTTGGAAAAAAATTGATAAGCCTCTGCGTAAACAACTTTGGTGGCTTGCTTTCTTTAACTACACGGCGGTATTTTTATTGCAATTTATCGGTTTGAAATATACCTCGGCCTCTAGTGCCGTAACGATGATTGGGCTTGAACCCTTACTTGTGGTGTTTGTCGGCCATTTCTTTTTTAAAGATAGCGCCGAATGGTTTCACTGGCTATTCGGTGCATTGGCATTTATCGGGGTCGCCGTGATGATTAATGGCGGTCAACATAACGAAGGCATTAATGAAATCAGCCTGCTTGGTTGCTTGTTGATACTGAGTGCCGGTGTTGTTTTTGCCTGTGTGCTGCGTTGGACACAATCCGTGATAGCCAAAGTATCAGCCCAAGCCTACACCTCCGTAACCATTGTATTGGGTACTATCACCACACTTCCCTTCACATTACTTCTTACCGAAAGCTGGGAAATCAATCTGACCGGTTACGGCATTGCAGGTCTCTTTTATCTTGCCATTGGGTGTAGTTGGCTGGCTTATTGGTTGTGGAATAAAGGTTTAAATAGCGTTAATGCGAATCTTTCCGGCATTTTGGTTTCCCTTGAACCTTTATTTGGTATTTTATTTGCCGTGGTATTACTTGGCGAAAGCCTTTCATTTTCCACAATATTTGGCATCACGCTCATTATGCTTGCGACACTAGGCTCCACATTACTGCCTAAATTTCTGAAAAAATCGGTATAA
- the prmA gene encoding 50S ribosomal protein L11 methyltransferase, producing MAWIQIRLNSTNEKAEKISDFLEEIGSVSVTFMDSQDTPIFEPLPGETRLWGNTDVIALFDAETDMVEIVNLLKQTGHLDENTAYKIEQIEDKDWEREWMDNFHPMQFGKRLWICPSWREVPDENAVNVMLDPGLAFGTGTHPTTALCLEWLDSLDLSDKTVIDFGCGSGILAIAALKLGAKKAIGIDIDPQAILASRNNAEQNGVADRLQLFLSDEKPAELKADVVVANILAGPLKELYPIISRLVAEGGDLGLSGILETQSNSVCETYAQTFDLAPVAVREEWCRITGKRRTT from the coding sequence ATGGCTTGGATTCAAATTCGCCTAAACAGCACCAATGAAAAAGCAGAAAAAATCAGTGATTTTTTAGAAGAAATCGGTTCGGTCTCCGTTACCTTTATGGATAGCCAAGATACTCCGATTTTCGAACCGCTACCGGGGGAAACCCGTCTATGGGGGAATACGGATGTTATCGCTTTGTTTGATGCGGAAACAGATATGGTGGAAATCGTCAATTTACTCAAACAAACCGGACATTTAGATGAAAATACGGCGTACAAAATCGAACAGATTGAAGACAAAGATTGGGAGCGTGAATGGATGGATAACTTCCATCCGATGCAATTCGGTAAACGTTTATGGATTTGTCCGAGCTGGCGTGAAGTACCCGATGAGAACGCCGTAAATGTAATGCTTGATCCCGGTCTGGCTTTTGGCACAGGTACGCACCCTACAACGGCACTTTGCTTAGAGTGGTTGGATAGCTTAGATTTGAGCGATAAAACAGTCATTGATTTCGGCTGCGGTTCTGGCATCTTAGCCATCGCCGCCCTAAAATTAGGTGCAAAAAAAGCTATCGGTATTGATATTGATCCGCAGGCTATTCTTGCAAGCCGTAACAATGCCGAACAAAACGGCGTTGCCGATCGCTTACAATTATTCCTCTCCGATGAAAAACCTGCCGAACTCAAAGCAGATGTGGTCGTTGCCAATATTCTTGCCGGCCCATTGAAGGAACTTTATCCGATAATCAGCCGACTTGTCGCAGAGGGGGGAGATTTAGGACTATCCGGAATTTTAGAAACGCAGTCAAACTCCGTATGTGAAACCTATGCGCAAACTTTTGACCTCGCACCGGTTGCAGTGCGTGAAGAATGGTGCCGCATTACCGGCAAACGAAGAACAACTTAA
- the dusB gene encoding tRNA dihydrouridine synthase DusB: MRIGSYQLKNRILLAPMAGITDKPFRRLCAHYGAGLTFSEMMSTNPQVWHTEKSKLRLAHSEDLGINAVQIAGSDPLEMAQAAAVNVEYGAEIIDINMGCPAKKVNRKLAGSALLQFPELVEKILQEVVNAVDVPVTLKIRTGWDKSNRNCVQIGKIAEQSGIQALTIHGRTRECLFEGEAEYDNIRAVKQAIAIPVIANGDIDSAAKAKAVLDYTGADAIMIGRAALGNPWLFQSVESLIEQDSIIQTPSLSEKCGQILRHIQELHQFYGEQKGYRIARKHVAWYLQGIQPDSVFRQTFNAISDPKEQLIVLEDFLNLILDKEKC; this comes from the coding sequence ATGCGGATCGGTTCATACCAATTAAAAAATCGTATTTTACTTGCACCGATGGCAGGCATTACCGATAAGCCCTTTCGCCGTCTTTGTGCGCATTACGGTGCAGGTTTGACGTTTTCTGAAATGATGTCAACCAATCCTCAAGTTTGGCACACGGAGAAATCCAAACTGCGCTTAGCGCATAGTGAAGATCTCGGCATTAATGCAGTGCAAATTGCCGGTTCTGATCCATTGGAAATGGCGCAAGCTGCGGCGGTAAATGTAGAATACGGTGCAGAGATCATCGACATCAACATGGGTTGTCCCGCTAAAAAGGTGAATCGTAAATTGGCAGGTTCTGCCTTACTACAATTCCCCGAACTGGTAGAAAAAATTCTACAAGAAGTGGTGAATGCCGTTGATGTGCCGGTAACCTTAAAAATTCGCACCGGCTGGGATAAATCCAATCGAAATTGTGTACAAATCGGTAAAATTGCCGAACAATCCGGTATTCAAGCTTTAACCATTCATGGACGAACGAGAGAATGTCTTTTTGAAGGAGAAGCGGAATACGATAACATTCGCGCAGTCAAACAAGCGATTGCAATTCCGGTAATTGCAAATGGTGATATTGATTCTGCCGCGAAAGCAAAAGCGGTGCTTGATTACACAGGTGCCGATGCAATAATGATCGGTCGTGCGGCATTAGGTAATCCTTGGTTATTTCAATCGGTGGAAAGCTTAATTGAGCAAGATTCGATAATTCAAACGCCAAGTTTGAGTGAAAAGTGCGGTCAAATTTTACGCCATATTCAAGAATTACATCAATTCTATGGTGAACAAAAAGGCTACCGAATAGCACGTAAACACGTGGCTTGGTATTTACAGGGGATTCAACCCGATTCCGTTTTTAGACAGACTTTTAACGCAATCAGTGATCCGAAAGAACAACTCATTGTGTTGGAAGATTTTTTAAATTTAATTTTGGATAAAGAAAAATGTTAG
- the fis gene encoding DNA-binding transcriptional regulator Fis has product MLEQQRNPSEALTVSVLNAQSQVTNKPLRDSVKQALRNYLSQLDGQDVNDLYELVLAEVEHPMLDMVMQYTRGNQTRAANMLGINRGTLRKKLKKYGMG; this is encoded by the coding sequence ATGTTAGAACAACAACGTAATCCGTCCGAAGCGTTAACCGTTTCAGTTTTAAATGCTCAATCACAAGTAACAAATAAACCATTACGCGATTCAGTAAAACAAGCATTACGCAATTACTTATCACAATTAGATGGTCAAGATGTGAACGATCTTTACGAATTAGTACTAGCGGAAGTTGAACACCCGATGTTAGATATGGTTATGCAATATACTCGCGGTAACCAAACTCGTGCGGCAAATATGCTCGGCATCAACCGCGGCACATTACGCAAAAAATTAAAAAAATACGGTATGGGTTAA
- a CDS encoding DUF1848 family protein yields MVKISNPVYQASKFEKSIETLKQLSAQVGKQRVAWRYDPVLITENILLTCI; encoded by the coding sequence ATGGTAAAGATATCGAATCCGGTGTACCAAGCTTCGAAATTCGAAAAAAGTATCGAAACCTTAAAACAACTTTCCGCACAAGTAGGCAAACAGCGTGTGGCGTGGCGATATGACCCCGTATTGATTACCGAAAATATACTATTGACGTGCATTTAA
- a CDS encoding YhdT family protein codes for MTLTQRYKQAAKEARWALGLTVLYVIGWCLCAYLPKGSLGPLGFPLWFELSCIYLPILFIVIGYWIIKIVYQDISLEVENKENKQ; via the coding sequence ATGACTTTAACACAACGCTACAAACAAGCTGCTAAAGAAGCGCGCTGGGCATTGGGTTTGACTGTTTTGTATGTCATCGGCTGGTGTTTATGCGCTTACTTACCCAAAGGCTCGCTCGGCCCTCTCGGTTTCCCCCTTTGGTTTGAACTTTCCTGCATTTATCTTCCGATTTTATTTATCGTCATCGGTTACTGGATAATTAAAATCGTTTATCAAGATATTTCCCTTGAAGTGGAAAACAAGGAGAATAAACAATGA
- a CDS encoding OsmC family protein — MNAIKVEYQGSLQQKVTHLASGQIYLTDGPSVAGGKGEVSAPTDLLIAAYTSCAMTIMALTAEQAGANFNGCYAESGKVVSMEEFRISEVHITFHLKAAFPAELRQALEKVAVDTCIVGRSLNADMNKKLEFIYE, encoded by the coding sequence ATGAACGCAATTAAAGTGGAATATCAAGGCTCTCTTCAACAAAAAGTTACTCACTTAGCCAGTGGTCAAATATATCTGACTGACGGCCCAAGTGTAGCAGGAGGCAAAGGCGAAGTATCCGCACCAACCGATTTGCTCATTGCCGCTTACACCAGCTGCGCGATGACAATTATGGCACTTACTGCAGAACAAGCCGGAGCGAATTTTAACGGTTGCTATGCCGAAAGCGGTAAAGTGGTTTCAATGGAAGAATTTCGTATTAGTGAAGTGCATATCACCTTCCATTTAAAAGCGGCGTTTCCTGCCGAACTTCGTCAAGCATTAGAAAAAGTAGCGGTGGATACTTGCATTGTAGGACGCAGCCTGAATGCGGATATGAATAAAAAATTAGAATTTATTTATGAATAA
- a CDS encoding LysR family transcriptional regulator, producing MNEIKSILILGKVIETGNMTIAGRELGISNVAVSQHIKQLEQHYGVQLIHRTTRQITPTSAGKILWQTARDIQHALTKTQQNLTALRTEFSGEVAISLPSASIDSRAIRRFLQKMAKDYPSIDVHLLPNDSVVNLFQENIDIALRATEPDNTLIARFLTQWRLCICASPDYLATHPIHRSNELFRHCWIHFHDNIFDHAFATLGLGKFSADKTIHCPIISSAKSLALEGFGLTLQLYGDIEHHLEQGKLALVLPNAPLPIYNLYAVTLHRTQSAKINAVLEVMKSAFME from the coding sequence ATGAACGAAATTAAATCCATACTTATTTTAGGTAAAGTGATTGAAACCGGCAATATGACTATTGCGGGACGAGAACTCGGTATTAGCAATGTTGCAGTTAGTCAGCACATCAAACAGCTGGAACAGCATTATGGCGTACAGCTTATTCACCGCACCACACGCCAAATTACGCCCACTTCCGCAGGCAAAATATTATGGCAAACAGCCCGAGATATTCAGCACGCCTTAACAAAAACACAACAAAATTTGACCGCTCTTCGCACTGAATTTAGCGGCGAAGTCGCTATCAGTTTGCCCAGCGCATCAATTGATAGCCGAGCAATACGCCGTTTTTTGCAAAAAATGGCAAAAGATTATCCTAGCATTGACGTCCATCTGTTGCCTAACGACAGTGTGGTGAACCTATTCCAAGAAAATATCGACATTGCTCTGCGGGCAACTGAACCCGACAACACCCTCATAGCCCGTTTTCTAACCCAATGGCGACTGTGTATTTGTGCGTCCCCCGACTATCTGGCTACTCACCCTATTCATCGTTCTAATGAACTTTTCCGCCACTGCTGGATTCATTTTCACGACAATATCTTTGATCACGCCTTCGCTACACTTGGACTAGGCAAATTTTCCGCGGACAAAACCATTCATTGCCCTATCATCTCATCTGCTAAAAGTCTTGCCTTAGAAGGCTTCGGGTTAACCTTACAACTTTATGGTGATATTGAACATCATCTTGAACAAGGCAAACTCGCCCTTGTTTTACCCAATGCTCCTTTACCCATTTATAATCTCTATGCTGTAACCCTCCACCGTACTCAATCTGCCAAAATTAATGCCGTACTTGAAGTAATGAAATCCGCCTTTATGGAATAG